In ANME-2 cluster archaeon, one genomic interval encodes:
- a CDS encoding exodeoxyribonuclease VII small subunit, whose product MTDSSNDTNIDDTRFEDALHELEVIIRKIESGEHFLEENLELFERGIALTRQCSSKLDAATQRIKKLVDENGIEEMGMD is encoded by the coding sequence TTGACAGATAGCAGTAATGATACCAACATTGATGATACCAGGTTTGAAGATGCACTCCACGAGCTTGAAGTGATTATCAGGAAGATTGAAAGTGGCGAACATTTCCTTGAAGAAAATCTCGAACTTTTCGAGCGTGGAATAGCCCTCACCAGGCAATGCTCTTCGAAACTGGATGCTGCCACGCAGAGGATAAAAAAACTAGTAGATGAGAACGGGATTGAGGAAATGGGGATGGATTAA